The proteins below are encoded in one region of Gaiella occulta:
- a CDS encoding S1C family serine protease: MRSAAPRSQDSPSPTPSTTARSGSVAKPLAALAAAALLGGGAALGGAAAVGVFDGSSTTTVVEQTAAGSAVPAVATTGLSINQIYRRSGPGVVQITSTTPGSAQTDVFGQQFQAPPQQALGSGFVLDKEGHIVTNYHVIEGASNIEVRFSNDDTMKATLVGGDPSTDLALLKVGATARALTPLPLGDSDKAQVGDSVVAIGNPFGLERTVTAGIISALQRAVTAPNGFTIDHVIQTDAPINRGNSGGPLLNTRGEVIGVNSQIETGGSGDGNVGVGFAVPVNTVKAVVAQLLAKGKVEHAYLGVAAVEISPAMVRTFRLPVDNGLVVQGVAPGSGAEQAGLRAGNEQVVIAGESFRMGGDVIVAADGKAVTSIAELRDVIAARKPGDRITLKIYRGQDAKTLTVTLGRQPTSPSR; this comes from the coding sequence ATGCGCTCCGCTGCGCCCCGAAGCCAGGATTCCCCCTCCCCGACTCCCTCCACCACCGCCCGGAGCGGCTCCGTTGCGAAGCCGCTCGCCGCGCTCGCCGCCGCCGCGCTCCTCGGCGGCGGCGCAGCGCTGGGTGGCGCGGCCGCCGTCGGCGTCTTCGACGGCTCGTCGACGACGACGGTGGTGGAGCAGACGGCGGCGGGCAGCGCCGTTCCCGCGGTCGCGACGACGGGGCTCTCGATCAACCAGATCTACCGGCGCAGCGGGCCCGGGGTCGTCCAGATCACGTCGACGACGCCGGGCAGCGCGCAAACCGACGTGTTCGGCCAGCAGTTCCAGGCGCCGCCGCAGCAGGCGCTCGGCTCGGGATTCGTGCTCGACAAGGAAGGCCACATCGTCACGAACTACCACGTCATCGAGGGCGCCAGCAACATCGAGGTGCGCTTCTCGAACGACGACACGATGAAGGCGACGCTCGTCGGCGGCGACCCGTCCACCGACCTCGCGCTGCTCAAGGTCGGCGCGACCGCGCGAGCCCTGACGCCGCTGCCGCTCGGCGACTCCGACAAGGCGCAGGTGGGCGACTCGGTCGTGGCGATCGGCAACCCGTTCGGCCTCGAGCGCACCGTCACGGCCGGCATCATCAGCGCGTTGCAGCGAGCCGTCACCGCGCCGAACGGGTTCACGATCGACCACGTGATCCAGACCGACGCGCCCATCAACCGCGGCAACAGCGGCGGGCCGCTGCTGAACACCCGTGGCGAGGTGATCGGCGTCAACTCGCAGATCGAGACCGGCGGTTCCGGCGACGGCAACGTCGGCGTCGGGTTCGCCGTCCCCGTCAACACCGTCAAGGCGGTCGTCGCGCAGCTGCTCGCGAAGGGCAAGGTCGAGCACGCCTACCTCGGCGTCGCCGCCGTCGAGATCTCGCCCGCGATGGTGCGCACGTTCAGGCTGCCGGTCGACAACGGTCTCGTCGTGCAGGGTGTTGCTCCGGGCTCGGGTGCGGAGCAGGCCGGCCTCCGAGCGGGCAACGAGCAGGTCGTGATCGCCGGCGAGAGCTTCCGCATGGGCGGTGACGTGATCGTCGCCGCCGACGGCAAGGCCGTGACCTCGATCGCCGAGCTGCGCGACGTGATCGCGGCGCGCAAGCCCGGCGACAGGATCACGCTCAAGATCTACCGCGGTCAGGACGCGAAGACCCTGACCGTCACTCTCGGACGGCAACCGACCTCCCCCTCCAGGTAG
- a CDS encoding patatin-like phospholipase family protein codes for MVKDRDVALVLSGGGMNGILLELGFLKRLRESPLWARVGWIYGTSAGALAGALAALDRVDDLEAFCMELQPDETFRPHRLWQLPFEGLHDYTLPETIAARVEPAESLAEKLREAPVELVVCVTDVTNTEDGDADHAFERVYSSRTAPPDVMGQALIASAAISALVLPLRVGEVIGTDGGWVRNFPLGHAVENPDVSEIAGFRYVSNHQRSQGDNLARLRRRLEPFRAVPPVRAIIGELQEAEARQLRGEPPHLADMIVRLMRIAVARNTSMEERSAHDRDASVRELAALRRDAVEIARRNAAPWRRGAAAAEIEARFAAARFPFRHDRALPTMIVRGDAGAHALDSSFRAGMSWPEEAKRAIVRRGFELTDAALRRRES; via the coding sequence ATGGTCAAGGACCGCGACGTCGCGCTCGTGCTCTCCGGCGGCGGCATGAACGGCATCCTGCTCGAGCTCGGATTCCTGAAACGGCTTCGCGAAAGCCCTCTGTGGGCGCGCGTCGGCTGGATCTACGGAACGTCGGCGGGCGCGCTCGCCGGCGCGCTCGCCGCGCTCGACCGCGTCGACGACCTCGAGGCCTTCTGCATGGAGTTGCAGCCGGACGAGACGTTCCGCCCGCACCGACTGTGGCAGCTCCCGTTCGAGGGACTGCACGACTACACGCTGCCGGAGACGATCGCGGCACGCGTCGAGCCGGCGGAGTCCCTCGCCGAGAAGCTGCGGGAGGCTCCCGTCGAGCTCGTCGTCTGCGTCACCGACGTCACGAACACCGAGGACGGCGACGCCGACCACGCCTTCGAACGCGTCTACTCCTCCCGCACGGCGCCGCCGGACGTGATGGGGCAGGCGCTGATCGCCTCGGCGGCGATCAGCGCCCTCGTGCTGCCGCTGCGGGTCGGCGAGGTGATCGGCACCGACGGCGGCTGGGTGCGCAACTTCCCGCTCGGCCACGCGGTCGAGAACCCCGACGTGAGCGAGATCGCCGGCTTCCGCTACGTCTCGAACCACCAGAGGAGCCAGGGCGACAACCTGGCGCGTCTGCGCAGGCGGCTCGAGCCGTTCCGGGCGGTACCGCCGGTGCGGGCGATCATCGGCGAGCTGCAGGAGGCCGAGGCGCGCCAGCTGCGCGGAGAGCCACCGCACCTGGCGGACATGATCGTGCGCCTGATGCGGATCGCGGTCGCCCGCAACACGTCAATGGAGGAGCGCTCCGCGCACGACAGGGACGCCTCCGTGCGCGAGCTCGCGGCGCTCCGCCGCGACGCGGTCGAGATCGCGCGGCGCAACGCCGCCCCGTGGCGTCGCGGGGCAGCCGCGGCGGAGATCGAGGCCCGCTTCGCCGCCGCGCGCTTTCCCTTCCGCCACGACCGTGCGCTTCCGACTATGATCGTCCGCGGCGATGCCGGCGCGCACGCGCTCGACTCGAGCTTCAGGGCGGGAATGAGCTGGCCGGAGGAGGCGAAGCGCGCGATCGTCCGGCGTGGCTTCGAGCTCACCGACGCGGCCCTGCGCCGGCGGGAGTCGTAG
- a CDS encoding sigma-70 family RNA polymerase sigma factor, giving the protein MGDAEPETDGRRIAQQARDRVRFEEEALALADQVYRVARRLVSTREEAEDLVQETYGRAFRSWRSYSPGTNLRAWLLRILTNLNLDRGRKIQRTPDLQPLEEGDYYLANKVAAAQGEQALDQDRVVERLSQDSVVTALSSLPADFRDVVVLVDIGEFSYADAAQILDIPIGTVMSRLHRGRRLLKQRLAEEAIA; this is encoded by the coding sequence ATGGGCGACGCCGAGCCGGAGACCGACGGGCGACGGATCGCACAGCAGGCACGTGACCGGGTGCGCTTCGAGGAGGAGGCGCTCGCGCTCGCCGATCAGGTCTACCGGGTGGCGCGCAGACTCGTCAGCACCCGCGAAGAGGCCGAGGACTTGGTTCAGGAGACGTACGGGAGGGCGTTCCGGAGTTGGCGCTCCTACTCGCCGGGCACGAACCTCCGCGCCTGGCTGCTGCGCATCCTCACGAACCTGAACCTCGACCGGGGCCGCAAGATCCAGCGCACACCCGACCTGCAGCCGCTGGAGGAGGGCGACTACTACCTCGCGAACAAGGTCGCGGCGGCGCAGGGCGAGCAGGCGCTCGACCAGGACAGGGTCGTCGAGAGGCTCTCGCAGGACTCGGTCGTGACGGCGCTGTCGTCGCTGCCTGCCGACTTTCGCGACGTGGTGGTCCTGGTGGACATCGGAGAGTTCAGCTACGCCGACGCGGCGCAGATCCTCGACATCCCGATCGGCACCGTGATGTCGCGGCTCCACCGCGGGCGGCGGCTGCTCAAGCAACGACTCGCAGAGGAGGCGATCGCGTGA
- a CDS encoding TIGR03619 family F420-dependent LLM class oxidoreductase yields MSEPRLVLVLSENWTLTPPRELRALVEMAVVAEDAGFDAVMVSEHVVLGPGAGANGIMSNPRDYALPGNQDPATPWPSSLVLLSAIAAATSRLRLAACAVIAPLRHPLLLACELGTLDLLCEGRLIVQPTVSWHRDEYEALGVPFAQRGRLLDEHLAAWEAVWASSPASFHGAHYAFDDVYLEPKAWRPDGPRLWFGGESVHPRLLRRIVRYGHGFHPLGRPSDDDLARLAEGMTQAGRDLGEFELVGGMRAVFPDDASPAPLAPAIASIPPQRARGFTTFCVKPSQFIDDIALYPAWCREVVERVGEIAS; encoded by the coding sequence ATGAGCGAGCCGCGACTCGTCCTCGTGCTGAGCGAGAACTGGACGCTGACGCCGCCTCGCGAGCTGCGCGCGCTCGTCGAGATGGCGGTCGTGGCGGAGGACGCCGGCTTCGACGCCGTCATGGTGAGCGAGCACGTCGTGCTCGGTCCGGGCGCGGGAGCGAACGGGATCATGAGCAATCCGCGCGACTACGCGCTGCCCGGCAACCAGGACCCGGCGACGCCGTGGCCGTCGTCGCTCGTGCTGCTCTCGGCGATCGCCGCTGCGACGTCGCGCCTGCGGCTCGCGGCCTGCGCCGTGATCGCACCGCTGCGTCACCCGCTGCTGCTCGCGTGCGAGCTCGGCACGCTCGACCTGCTCTGCGAGGGACGGCTGATCGTGCAGCCGACGGTGAGCTGGCACCGCGACGAGTACGAGGCGCTCGGCGTGCCGTTCGCGCAGCGGGGCAGGCTGCTCGACGAGCACCTCGCCGCGTGGGAGGCCGTTTGGGCGTCGTCGCCCGCGAGCTTCCACGGCGCGCACTACGCCTTCGACGACGTCTACCTCGAGCCGAAGGCGTGGCGCCCCGACGGGCCCCGCCTCTGGTTCGGCGGCGAGTCGGTGCACCCGCGCCTGCTGCGTCGCATCGTCCGCTACGGCCACGGCTTCCATCCGCTCGGCCGGCCGTCCGATGACGACCTCGCGCGCCTCGCCGAGGGCATGACGCAGGCCGGTCGCGACCTCGGCGAGTTCGAGCTCGTCGGCGGCATGCGCGCGGTCTTCCCCGACGACGCGAGCCCCGCGCCGCTCGCACCGGCGATCGCCTCGATCCCGCCGCAGCGTGCGCGCGGCTTCACGACGTTCTGCGTCAAGCCGTCGCAGTTCATCGACGACATCGCGCTCTACCCGGCCTGGTGCCGCGAGGTCGTGGAGCGCGTGGGAGAGATCGCATCGTGA
- a CDS encoding SDR family NAD(P)-dependent oxidoreductase encodes MASGGRVALVTGGGTGIGAATARRLAAEGYAVAVSGRRPAPLREVAAEIGGLAVIADTAVQAGAERAVAETVAALGGLDALVLNAGVGGVGSLLDVDPATFEDVLRVNVTGAMLTARAAIPHLLERRGAVVSVASVAGLQATPSSLAYCSSKAALVMLTKCIALDHGPAGVRANCVCPGWTRTPMADGEMDELASGLGTDRESAYAAATRHVPLRRPCAPGEVAEAVAWLLSPGASYVNGAVLTVDGGGTVVDVAAVAFAEVPA; translated from the coding sequence GTGGCTAGCGGCGGCAGGGTGGCGCTCGTCACGGGCGGGGGCACCGGCATCGGCGCCGCGACGGCGCGGAGGCTCGCGGCCGAGGGGTACGCGGTGGCCGTCAGCGGGCGCCGGCCGGCGCCCCTGCGCGAGGTCGCCGCGGAGATCGGCGGTCTCGCGGTGATCGCCGACACGGCCGTGCAGGCCGGCGCGGAGCGCGCCGTGGCGGAGACGGTCGCGGCGCTCGGCGGCCTCGACGCGCTCGTGCTGAACGCCGGCGTCGGCGGGGTCGGCTCGCTCCTCGACGTCGACCCGGCGACGTTCGAGGACGTCCTGCGCGTCAACGTCACCGGAGCGATGCTGACCGCGCGCGCCGCGATCCCGCACCTCCTCGAGCGCCGCGGCGCGGTCGTCTCCGTCGCCTCCGTGGCCGGGCTGCAGGCGACGCCGTCCTCGCTCGCCTACTGCTCGTCCAAGGCGGCTCTCGTGATGCTGACGAAGTGCATCGCGCTCGACCACGGCCCGGCAGGAGTGCGCGCGAACTGCGTCTGTCCCGGGTGGACGCGCACCCCGATGGCGGACGGTGAGATGGACGAGCTCGCGAGCGGTCTCGGCACGGATCGCGAGTCGGCCTACGCGGCCGCGACCCGCCACGTCCCCCTCCGCAGGCCCTGCGCCCCCGGCGAGGTGGCGGAAGCCGTGGCGTGGCTCCTGTCCCCGGGCGCCTCGTACGTCAACGGCGCCGTCCTCACGGTGGACGGCGGCGGCACCGTCGTCGACGTCGCAGCCGTCGCGTTCGCGGAGGTGCCCGCATGA
- a CDS encoding heavy-metal-associated domain-containing protein has product MATRIETLQVTGIRCERCVNRLAATLRGHDGLDAANANLMGQVVLEFDDEKTSRDALVEAMAKAGFRELQIV; this is encoded by the coding sequence ATGGCGACCCGGATCGAGACGCTGCAGGTGACCGGCATCCGCTGCGAGCGCTGTGTGAACCGGCTTGCGGCCACGCTTCGCGGCCACGACGGCCTCGACGCGGCGAACGCCAACCTCATGGGGCAGGTCGTGCTCGAGTTCGACGACGAGAAGACGTCGCGGGACGCGCTCGTGGAGGCGATGGCGAAGGCCGGCTTCCGCGAGCTGCAGATCGTCTGA
- a CDS encoding pyridoxal phosphate-dependent decarboxylase family protein, with protein MTLRLDVPRELALERAAEIVAEAWRSFDQARPTEPPIDERLRALLDAALPEAPSSALEVLEDARRTLDETIAQTRPRFFAFVASSGLEIGVLGDLLASCFDANLAVWAAAASEVEEQAVRWVAEFVGFPAGAGAFTSGGTISNMTALAAARERAIPGARSRGLGGVEAALYCSQEAHYSIERSAELLGIGAANVRALPIDEQRRLIPEAVAEAIAADRAAGRLPVAVVATAGTTLTGAVDPIGALADVCAEQGVWLHVDGAYGLPAATTPSAGHLFQGLDRADSVTLDAHKWLYLPKACGVLLVRRRGDLAQAFSHEEAYIPHERSGHMVDITLEYSRPFRALKLWLAFRAHGAQAFRDAVEENLRQARLLYELVEAHEALEPMCGPPPLSIVPFRHVAAAGDLNEHNAALVRALQDDGRVWVAPATVDSKVCLRPCFVNFRTSDDDVRALVDLAVELG; from the coding sequence GTGACGCTTCGCCTCGACGTTCCCCGCGAGCTTGCGCTCGAGCGCGCCGCCGAGATCGTCGCCGAGGCGTGGCGGAGCTTCGACCAGGCCCGGCCGACGGAGCCGCCGATCGACGAGCGGCTGCGCGCGCTGCTCGACGCCGCGCTCCCCGAGGCCCCGTCGTCCGCGCTCGAGGTGCTGGAGGACGCGCGGCGGACGCTCGACGAGACGATCGCGCAGACGCGGCCGCGGTTCTTCGCCTTCGTCGCCTCGTCGGGCCTCGAGATCGGCGTGCTCGGCGACCTGCTCGCCTCGTGCTTCGATGCCAACCTGGCCGTGTGGGCGGCCGCCGCCTCCGAGGTCGAGGAGCAGGCGGTGCGCTGGGTGGCGGAGTTCGTCGGCTTCCCGGCCGGCGCCGGCGCCTTCACGAGCGGCGGCACGATCTCGAACATGACGGCGCTCGCAGCGGCGCGCGAACGCGCGATCCCGGGTGCGCGCTCACGCGGCCTCGGCGGCGTCGAGGCCGCTCTCTACTGCTCGCAGGAGGCGCACTACTCGATCGAGCGCTCGGCCGAGCTGCTCGGGATCGGCGCCGCCAACGTGCGCGCGCTCCCGATCGACGAGCAGCGGCGACTTATCCCCGAGGCGGTCGCGGAGGCGATCGCAGCCGACCGCGCCGCGGGCCGCCTGCCGGTCGCGGTCGTCGCCACCGCGGGCACGACCCTGACCGGCGCCGTCGACCCGATCGGCGCGCTCGCCGACGTCTGCGCCGAGCAGGGCGTCTGGCTGCACGTGGACGGTGCTTACGGGCTGCCGGCCGCCACGACCCCCTCCGCCGGACACCTGTTCCAGGGCCTCGACCGCGCCGACTCGGTCACGCTCGACGCCCACAAGTGGCTCTACCTGCCCAAGGCCTGCGGCGTGCTGCTCGTGCGCCGTCGCGGCGACCTTGCGCAGGCGTTCTCGCACGAGGAGGCGTACATCCCGCACGAGCGCTCCGGCCACATGGTCGACATCACGCTCGAGTACTCGCGGCCGTTCCGGGCGCTCAAGCTGTGGCTCGCGTTCCGCGCGCACGGCGCGCAGGCGTTCCGCGACGCCGTCGAGGAGAACCTGCGCCAGGCCCGTCTCCTGTACGAGCTCGTGGAGGCGCACGAGGCGCTCGAGCCGATGTGCGGGCCGCCGCCGCTGTCGATCGTGCCGTTCCGCCACGTCGCCGCCGCGGGCGACCTGAACGAGCACAACGCGGCGCTCGTGCGCGCCTTGCAGGACGACGGCCGCGTCTGGGTGGCGCCCGCCACCGTCGACTCGAAGGTCTGCCTGCGCCCGTGCTTCGTCAACTTCCGCACCAGCGACGACGACGTGCGCGCGCTCGTCGACCTCGCCGTCGAGCTCGGCTGA
- a CDS encoding FAD-dependent oxidoreductase translates to MKVEVAVVGNGVAATACATRLARHGIRPLLIGPGLPVDRPPLTKAALVDGKPRLLADEERLAERGIDRLHALVVDAELDEGRLRAEWGAEAWEVEADRIVLAPGLLYARPPIPGFEDALVNADPHVFERLAALICAGPVEVLVVGAGLIGTETAATLAQAGHRVTLVDLLERPLHRLHDPLPALARATLDDLGVRFLGGVRIEKGGERAVETARHGTLAADVVLVATGGVPLLPPGLAPGEVELPLAVGPNMQVPGHPRAYACGDLVLVPHARFGPLRFPHWDAAIGTGEQAADAVAGVAAPYERVPYWWSDIGPRRLAEVGVAAQAAAWAEEGGLHVGRDEQGEPVCVLVVDEPRRLREARALVQEGGGA, encoded by the coding sequence GTGAAGGTCGAGGTGGCCGTCGTGGGGAACGGCGTCGCCGCCACCGCCTGCGCCACGCGTCTGGCCCGCCACGGCATCCGGCCGCTGCTGATCGGCCCCGGCCTCCCCGTCGACCGGCCGCCGCTGACGAAAGCCGCTCTCGTCGACGGCAAGCCGCGCCTGCTCGCCGACGAGGAACGGCTTGCCGAGCGCGGCATCGACCGGCTTCACGCTCTCGTCGTCGACGCGGAGCTCGACGAAGGCCGCCTGCGGGCGGAGTGGGGCGCGGAGGCGTGGGAGGTGGAGGCCGACCGGATCGTGCTGGCGCCCGGCCTCCTGTACGCGCGGCCGCCGATCCCCGGCTTCGAGGACGCGCTCGTCAACGCCGATCCCCACGTCTTCGAGCGCCTGGCTGCGCTGATCTGCGCCGGACCGGTCGAGGTGCTCGTCGTCGGCGCGGGGCTGATCGGCACCGAGACGGCCGCGACGCTTGCCCAGGCCGGACACCGGGTCACGCTCGTCGACCTGCTCGAGCGGCCGCTCCACCGCCTCCACGACCCCCTGCCGGCGCTGGCCCGGGCCACGCTCGACGACCTCGGCGTGCGCTTTCTCGGAGGCGTCCGGATCGAGAAGGGCGGGGAGCGCGCGGTCGAGACCGCGAGGCACGGAACGCTCGCGGCGGATGTCGTCCTCGTCGCTACCGGCGGTGTCCCGCTGCTCCCGCCCGGCCTCGCACCCGGCGAGGTGGAGCTGCCGCTGGCGGTCGGGCCGAACATGCAGGTGCCCGGCCATCCGCGCGCGTACGCCTGCGGCGATCTGGTGCTCGTGCCGCACGCGCGCTTCGGGCCGCTCCGCTTCCCGCACTGGGACGCGGCGATCGGCACGGGCGAGCAGGCAGCCGACGCCGTCGCCGGGGTCGCAGCGCCCTACGAGCGGGTCCCCTACTGGTGGAGCGACATCGGCCCCCGGCGGCTTGCGGAGGTCGGCGTCGCGGCGCAGGCGGCGGCGTGGGCAGAGGAAGGCGGGTTGCACGTGGGCCGCGACGAACAGGGCGAGCCGGTGTGCGTGCTCGTCGTCGACGAGCCGCGCAGGCTGCGCGAGGCGCGGGCTCTCGTCCAGGAGGGAGGCGGCGCGTGA
- a CDS encoding VOC family protein — translation MIRLHRLDHVCLRVADLEEASSRWRIQFALVERSRRDGRALLACNDEPYCLELVEGGRPGHDHFAFELAESCSLDDARAHFDAQGVPWDEREGSLFVEDPDGRAVQVMPYRAPATDVERRPQHARPSTSVHLGGPRKLGHVNCLTGDIRAGYRFYTEVLGMRLSDWLGDAGVWFHVSTDHHVMALVDLGYAHFHHLAFETVDIGKMRDMLDHLARHGRWLGWGPTRHGIAGNIASYVRIVEEECFVELYCDMEQLQDDHVPRTYPDDRFSSNTWGPLPPRSYFRFDPVAIEYERESWETRGKLLPPAPEGWPR, via the coding sequence GTGATCCGGCTGCACCGGCTCGACCACGTCTGCCTGCGCGTGGCCGACCTGGAGGAGGCGTCGTCCCGCTGGCGCATCCAGTTCGCGCTCGTCGAGCGGTCGCGCCGGGACGGCCGCGCCCTCCTCGCCTGCAACGACGAGCCCTACTGCCTCGAGCTCGTCGAGGGCGGCCGGCCCGGGCACGACCACTTCGCCTTCGAGCTGGCAGAAAGCTGCTCTCTCGACGATGCGCGCGCGCACTTCGACGCGCAGGGGGTGCCGTGGGACGAGCGCGAGGGCAGCCTCTTCGTCGAGGACCCCGACGGGCGGGCGGTGCAGGTGATGCCGTACCGGGCTCCGGCGACCGACGTCGAGCGCCGGCCCCAGCACGCGCGCCCCTCGACGAGCGTCCACCTCGGGGGGCCGCGCAAGCTCGGTCACGTCAACTGCCTCACGGGCGACATCCGGGCGGGCTACCGCTTCTACACCGAGGTGCTGGGCATGCGCCTCTCGGACTGGCTCGGCGACGCGGGCGTCTGGTTCCACGTCAGCACGGACCACCATGTGATGGCGCTCGTCGACCTCGGCTACGCCCACTTCCACCATCTCGCCTTCGAGACCGTCGACATCGGGAAGATGCGCGACATGCTCGATCACCTCGCGCGGCACGGGCGCTGGCTCGGCTGGGGCCCGACCCGCCACGGAATCGCGGGCAACATCGCGAGCTACGTGCGGATCGTCGAGGAGGAGTGCTTCGTCGAGCTCTACTGCGACATGGAGCAGCTGCAGGACGACCACGTCCCGCGCACCTACCCCGACGACCGCTTCTCGTCGAACACCTGGGGGCCGCTGCCGCCGCGCTCCTACTTCCGCTTCGACCCGGTCGCGATCGAATACGAGCGAGAGAGCTGGGAGACGCGCGGCAAGCTGCTGCCGCCTGCGCCCGAAGGGTGGCCGCGATGA
- a CDS encoding acetoacetate decarboxylase family protein, with product MSGLKGFTVPRTPEGRSSLVPYPPWHYVGTFLVVDYWADPEKAVSFLPEGLDPHPDPGRCALVVADWQSCSEGGGELVDPSRSQYKEFFIVVNALLDGEEVTTCAYIWVDRDFALTRGWVQGFPKKLGSIWVTRSFGLGGPADPGMEPGARFGATCAAYERRMAQTTVTLQRPSQGGPFHNAPPIVNVRHFPRLAAGRHDDPAVHELVRARSRDRAISEIWEGSATLDFFGAPHEEHDALAPVKVGKGYRFTFAYTVDDLETVKDLR from the coding sequence ATGAGCGGGCTGAAGGGGTTCACGGTGCCGCGCACGCCCGAGGGGAGATCGTCCCTGGTGCCGTATCCGCCCTGGCACTACGTCGGCACCTTCCTCGTCGTCGACTACTGGGCCGACCCGGAGAAGGCCGTCTCGTTCCTCCCCGAGGGCCTCGACCCGCACCCGGACCCGGGCCGGTGCGCGCTCGTCGTGGCGGACTGGCAATCCTGCTCGGAGGGAGGCGGCGAGCTCGTCGACCCGTCCCGCTCGCAGTACAAGGAGTTCTTCATCGTCGTCAACGCGCTCCTCGACGGGGAGGAGGTGACGACGTGCGCGTACATCTGGGTCGACCGCGACTTCGCGCTCACACGCGGGTGGGTGCAGGGCTTCCCGAAGAAGCTCGGCTCGATCTGGGTCACCCGCAGCTTCGGCCTCGGCGGCCCGGCCGATCCCGGGATGGAGCCGGGCGCCCGCTTCGGCGCGACGTGCGCAGCCTACGAGCGGCGCATGGCCCAGACGACGGTGACGCTGCAGCGCCCCTCGCAGGGCGGGCCGTTCCACAACGCGCCTCCCATCGTCAACGTGCGCCACTTCCCCCGGCTCGCGGCCGGGCGCCACGACGATCCGGCCGTGCACGAGCTCGTGCGCGCCCGCTCGCGCGACCGTGCGATCTCCGAGATCTGGGAGGGCAGCGCCACCCTCGACTTCTTCGGCGCGCCGCACGAGGAGCACGACGCGCTCGCCCCGGTGAAGGTCGGCAAGGGCTACCGCTTCACGTTCGCCTACACCGTCGACGACCTCGAGACCGTGAAGGACCTCCGCTGA
- a CDS encoding aldehyde dehydrogenase, with protein MSGRVEVAGVSVSTEHFIGGRRVASDATFTDISPITEEPIAEVARGGDREAGLALEAAEQAFPAWAALGPQGRAERLHRLADLIDANVEPLAAVECMDMAMLLRSLRARLINRCARNFRNYADLAVEYEERVWSSNGTANRVVRMASGPAVVITPWNAPLMLSTWKIAPALAAGSTVILKPAEWSPLSCSLLADLAVEAGLPPGVLNVVQGIGEEVGAALVSDPRVRRISFTGSPETARRIGVAAATNIVPFTAELGGKGPLLVFADCDLEAAARRAAGQYDDSGQVCLAGTRLLVQDSVSERFLELFHRFTDEHVLGDPRDDATTVSPMIHPHHVERVLGFIERARANGDEIVRGGNRLERGLWIEPTLIAPRSNESEVVQSEVFGPVLTLQTFADEEEGVALANSTRYGLSAIVYTGSAERAERVGRALRAGIVWVNTFLVRDLTAPFGGIGISGIGREGGQYALDFYSDLKTLQILEGSCGT; from the coding sequence ATGAGCGGGCGCGTCGAGGTGGCGGGCGTCTCCGTCTCGACCGAGCACTTCATCGGCGGCCGCCGGGTCGCGAGCGACGCCACGTTCACGGACATCTCGCCCATCACGGAGGAGCCGATCGCCGAGGTCGCCCGCGGCGGCGACCGCGAGGCGGGGCTCGCGCTCGAGGCCGCCGAGCAGGCGTTCCCCGCGTGGGCGGCGCTCGGCCCGCAGGGCCGGGCGGAGCGCCTGCACCGGCTGGCCGACCTGATCGACGCGAACGTCGAGCCGCTCGCCGCCGTCGAGTGCATGGACATGGCGATGCTGCTGCGGTCGCTGCGGGCGCGGCTGATCAACCGCTGCGCCAGGAACTTCCGCAACTACGCCGACCTGGCCGTCGAGTACGAGGAGCGCGTGTGGTCGTCGAACGGCACCGCGAACCGCGTCGTCCGCATGGCGAGCGGTCCCGCCGTCGTGATCACGCCGTGGAACGCCCCGCTCATGCTCTCCACGTGGAAGATCGCGCCGGCGCTCGCGGCGGGCTCGACCGTGATCCTCAAGCCCGCCGAGTGGTCGCCGCTCTCCTGCTCGCTGCTCGCCGACCTCGCCGTCGAGGCCGGGCTCCCTCCCGGCGTGCTCAACGTCGTCCAGGGCATCGGCGAGGAGGTCGGCGCGGCGCTCGTCTCCGACCCGCGCGTGCGCCGCATCTCCTTCACCGGCTCCCCCGAGACGGCCCGGCGCATCGGGGTCGCGGCGGCGACCAACATCGTCCCCTTCACCGCGGAGCTCGGAGGCAAGGGGCCGCTGCTCGTGTTCGCAGACTGCGACCTCGAAGCCGCCGCGCGCAGGGCGGCCGGCCAGTACGACGACTCCGGGCAGGTGTGCCTGGCGGGCACGCGGCTGCTCGTGCAGGACTCCGTGAGCGAGCGCTTCCTCGAGCTGTTCCACCGCTTCACCGACGAGCACGTGCTGGGCGACCCGCGCGACGACGCGACGACCGTGTCTCCGATGATCCACCCGCATCACGTCGAGCGCGTGCTCGGGTTCATCGAGCGGGCCCGCGCGAACGGCGACGAGATCGTGCGCGGCGGCAACCGTCTCGAGCGCGGCCTCTGGATCGAGCCGACGCTGATCGCGCCCCGCTCGAACGAGAGCGAGGTCGTGCAGAGCGAGGTGTTCGGGCCCGTGCTCACCTTGCAGACGTTCGCCGACGAGGAAGAGGGCGTCGCGCTCGCCAACTCGACGCGCTACGGCCTCTCCGCGATCGTCTACACCGGCTCTGCCGAGCGCGCCGAGCGTGTCGGCCGGGCGCTGCGGGCCGGGATCGTGTGGGTCAACACGTTCCTCGTGCGTGACCTGACGGCGCCGTTCGGCGGCATCGGCATCTCCGGCATCGGCCGCGAGGGCGGGCAGTACGCGCTCGACTTCTACTCCGACCTGAAGACGCTGCAGATCCTCGAGGGCTCCTGCGGCACATGA